The genomic stretch AAACttgtttcttccaaaatatccatagcatatttccgTTGAGAAATCATCAAACCATCTATAGATTGGgctacctcaatacccaagaaATAACGAAGCttaccaagatcttttgtctgaaATTGATTTGAGAGATGTTGCTTTAACTGGAGTATACCCTGCTGATCACTACCAgttatgacaatatcatctacatacacaataagataaatacaccCTTGGACTGAGTGACGATAAAAAAACAGAATGGTCTGGTTCACTACGGACCATACCAAATTGTTGTACTACAGTGCTGAATCTGCCAAACCAAGCTCTCGGAGAttgcttaagaccataaagagacATGTGTAACCTACACACCATATTCGATGACTCCTCCTGAGCAACAAATCCAGGTGGTTActccatatatacttcctcttcaagatcaccatgtaaaaaagcattttttatgtcaagttgatgaagaggcCAATGTCGAATGGATGCAATGGCTAGAAGAAGTCTAACAGATGTCATCTTGGCTACAGGCGAGAAGGTATCACTATAATCCAATCCAATATGAGTGTATCCTTTGGCTACCAAGCGAGCTTTAAATCGATCAATCTTACCATCTGGACCAACCTTCAATGTATAAATCCAACGACAACCTACTAAAGATCTCCCATGGGGTAGAGGAACCAGTTCCCAGGTACCACTGCTTTGAAGAGcacacatttcatcaatcattgCTTGCCTTCACTCAGGGTGAGACAATGCTTCACATGGAGTTTTAGGAATAGAAacagaagacaaagaagacaaacaagtatactacaaaggggaaagacgatgataacataaatcaatataatgTGGAGAAGGATTTCGTGTTTGACGTATACCTTTTCGAAGGGCAATCGGAAGATCGGACTCAGGTTGCAGGATCAGATCCGGTGATGTCGGAGGCATCGGAGGAGAGTCTGCAATGACCTCAAGGATAGGTATGACCTCAAGGACAGGTATGACCTCAGGGACAGGGATGACAGGCGTTGGGTGACGACGCTGATATGTTTGAAGTGGTCGAGAAGTGGGTGGGTCAGGAGCCCTAGACTGATGGGGGTAATGGTAGGCGGGACATTAATAACTACCGGAAAAGATGTGGGAGTACTTTCTTGAATGGGTTCTGGAGTTACGTGACTAGACTCGAAATATGGAACTGACTCGAAGAAGGTAACATCGGCCGATACTGGGTACCGTTGTAGAGTATGTTAATAACAACGATAACCTTTTTGGCATCGATGATAACTAAGAAAGACACACTTTAGTGATCGAGCTAAGAGTTTATCAAGACCAGGAGAGAGATTGTGTACAAAACATGTGGACCCAAAGACTCGGGGAGGAATTGGGTGAAGTGGGGAATTGGGAAAAAGGATTGAATGAGGAATTTTATTGTTAAGGACAGATGAGGGCATGCGATTTATAAGATAATATGTTGTTAGCACACCATCCCCCCAAAACCGAAGTGGAACATTACCATGGAGAAGTAGGGTCCGAGTGGTTTCTACAAGATGCCGATTTTTACGTTCCGCTACCccgttttgttgaggtgtgtgagGGCAAGATGTTTGATGGAGAATACCATTGCGTGACATGAAATTCTAAAATTGTTGGGATAAATATTCACGGGCATTGTCACTTCTTAAGGTACGGATAGACACACCGAATTGAGTTCTTATTTCTTGATAGAATTGTTCAACAATAGAAAATAATTCAGATCTATTCTTCATTAAAAATAACCACGTGCAAcgtgaaaaatcatcaataaaggtgacaaaatacctagactcaagagtagagacagtacgcgagggaccccaaacatcggtgtgaactaaagcaaaaggggACGAAGCTCGTTTATTGACTCGATTGGGAAACTGGCCACGAGTGTGTTTCCGTAGTTGACACGACTCACAATGTAAATTAGATACCTTCGATAAATTTGGCACCAACTTATGTAGTTTGGAAAGACTGGAATGACCTAACTGAACATGGATAGTGAGTGGAGAATCTTTGGCTGAGCATGTCTGAGATGACACAGAGAGGTAATAAAGGCCTTGAGACTCACATCCGACACCAATTGTTTGTCCCGAACTCCGATCCTGCAGGGTAACATTATTATTAGTGAAAGTGACACTACAATCAAGAGAACGAGTTAAACGACTGACTGAAAAtaaattaaatggacaattagGTACATAGAGGACAGAAGTAACCGAGAGAGAAGGTAGAATTCGAACAGTACCAATCCCTTCGGATCGGGTTTGAGAATCATTGGCAGAAGTTATAGTAGGTAAGAAACCGGATGTAGAGAGGGGAGATAAAAGATTTTTATTACCGGTAACATAATCAAACGCACCAAAATCAAAGACCTAagatccaagagaagatgattgAGAGAGACAAGCAGGTGAATTACCAATGTGTGCTACCGAAGCAGTAGAATCTAAGTTCTGATAATTCTGATACCACTTGAGGAAATCATCGTAGTTTGGCGTAAAGTTACGAGGAGTAGCCGTGAGTATCGGATCTGAAACAATTGCCCTATGGAGAGTGGAGCGGTTGAAAAATTGCCGGGATTGGCCGTCAGATGTGTTGTCACGTGCGGAGGTTTCTGCCGATGAAAAGTGGGGAACGGCTGGATCGGAAGAGGCGCTTCTACTGGTAGGTTACCGAAGAATTTTGAAAAGTGAGAGGCAAACCGGAGTGATGACACGGTTTGCAAAAAAAAACAGAGTGATGACACGGTTTGCAACAAAAGAAAAATCTCACCGGAAGACAGTGGGTCAACCGGGTAAAGCACGACGAAGAAAGAATTGCCTCTTAGCAGACTCTAGATACCATGTTGAAATACAAGAGACTgagagacatttgaataaactGTGTGTTTTGAAAAACATTACGGAGACTTTATTATAAAGAGAGATtataactaattacatgatatagtcgatgtgggactatttgatatacaaatattcttaatattatatttacaaatatcaacagAATATAACAACGCTTAAATACCAAATTTATTCGATATCAAGTCAACTGTTTAAGGATGAATTGGGATTCGAGAATTCATGATATCCTACTTATTTATTTATAATAAGTAGTGAATTCAAATTCCTCAATGAATATGAAACTCCGTTTTTTCTATGTCGatgaataactttttctatggatGTTTTATTCTTTAGAAGGTAAGAGAAAAGATAAAACtaaaaataaagtattaaattgAATTATTAATCCATATTCAAGTTTGAAACTCATGTAATTAACCTCTTTTCTTGTTATCTTGTTATTAACTTTATAGAAGATTAAAAGAATTAACTTATTATTAAGTCCATAGAAGATCAAAAGAATTGACCGTTGACCGTTGAGCTATCTTCATTGTTAAAAATATATTCGCTTAAATTTTTACACACATATTAAGAAACACAATAATACTGTCATAAGATATTACTCTTTTACTAACTTAACTATAACTTCGCCATATTAATTAATGTGTTAGAAGTAGTGTATCAAATAATAATTATATGACAATTGAAAAAAGAACATTCATATGATTAGAAAATGAGAATGACAGTTCTTTAAAAAAAGAATTTATTTATTAAAACGACAAATTTAAAGTGAAAAGAGTAGTACGCAAGAAGGAACTACAAAATGTGTGATCATAATCACTGTCTAATAAATAGAAATCTGAAATGCATATCGATAGAGATACATTTTTTATATTTATCTACGAGatacattttttttaaataaaatttaggtacaatttaattgaattgtacttaatatattaaaaaaaaatcattccGAGCACTTTACTATTCTCCGTTTCTTTTTAATTGTAGTTTGagtaaaaaaaattgttttttttaattgacgttttcaaaaaaatttaaaatttgagGTAACATTAATAGTCGTTTTGTCAAAATTACTCCTAATTACTTattaaaaagagaaaaaaaaataataaataattaaaaatattatagATAAAAAGACAATCATTATGTAAAAAATAAATCATTATTTAAAAAGTAGTAAAAATTATTAACTTTCTTAATATgcataaaaaaaattaaaaaagaacGGAGGGAGTATTTTACAAGAAAATTGATTTACTTTGtcaaaaaattatttttcaaagTTTATGTAATTTTTGTTGACAAAATATTAAATTTAGAGTCAAATGTGGGAAAAAAGATTTAAAGCTATCAAACAAAGGTTTAGAGGTATGAAAGTAGCTCTTTTGAGTGTTGACATTTTCATTCTCCTCATTTTAAGAGGCAATTTTCTCATAACAAAAGATAACAGTTATGAAGAGTCATTGTGATGGAAAGAAGATTTAAAGCTATAAACAAAGGTTTAGAGGTATGAAAATAGCTCTTTTGAGTCTTAGACATTTTCAATGTGTTCATTTTAAGAATTTTCTTATGGTGATTAACAAATAAAGCCAacataaattttaaaaatataataaaattgtTTTCGCAGTATAAACATTGTCTAAAATGCATTCAACTTATGTCATCAAAATATGAGGAAAGAGGTAAACCAAGttcattaaaaaaacaaaaaagcTGAATTGAgttaattttaaaaataaaatatattaaaaagAACAAAACCAAATATTATCATTTACAACTTGAAAACAATATTCATTTATAAGCCTCTCCAGGGTAACATATAGTTCATTTATATTCATGTAGCACTTTCATATATAAAACGTGTTATAACTCTTGAAGTTGTGGAAGAATATATTCACACCAAAAAATGTCAGTGATTTATTGACAGATTTATCACGATGGATCGGAACTCTGGATGTTATGTTTGGTTATTTTAGTACAATCAAATGGTCCAatctcttgatttttcttcaCCTGTAAACCATAATGAAACAAAGAAATAAGCCATATACAACAATACATCATCAAAATAAAAAGCATATAGTCACCATGAACGAATTGAGAAAGTAACATTAATAATATGCAACTTTCTGATTGAGATAACCCTATAAACACATTTGTGTATGAAACTTTACCAAAGTGATATCAATGGTTGAGAATGGAGATTGGGGGGCTTTGGTGAAATGAAAAAGGTTGATACAGGGCCAGTGAAAAGGCATTTGTAAAGGATGTGAAATTCCATAAATGTTCCAGTCAACCTAATTCTAATGGGTTATCTAATCACAAAAATACAAATATCAAATGCCTAGTTCTAGTATTTACTTTTTTGAAGTTAATAATTGAATTCATAGAAATTATACACGAACAAGTGAGATTGCAAAACAATCTTACGCTTTGAATTTGAATCAAATCTAGATACTGAAGAATGGACCTACCGGTGACCAAGGGTTCGGTTCATTCTGGACTTTGTCAGGAGGAGAGTTTTGTACAGCGCCACTCTTCATCATTAAAATCTCCTGCAGACGCAACAAATAAGATGAATCCAACATGGCAAAAATCACCACATTGCAAAGAACTAATTGCTTTATGTAAAGTCAGGAGCCTTAACCTtaaaaacaagtttgattccacTGCCATATGCAATTCAAACAATGCAAGTAAACATTTAACACAAACAATTACTAACAATTAGCTAACTTTGACAGTTTAAAAAATCAATGCAAACATACATAAACATAAATATTAAAAAGGGGGCGATGTTAAAGGCCAAAAAAATGGCAATGTAAGACTtcaaaacagaaaaacaagttGGCATGAAATACTTTGTCAGGAAAAGAAACTTAGTAATTAGGGATTAAAAGTATTGATGTTAGCTTAAGAAATTTGAGTCACCTCTCCAGCTGCTTCTATTGCAGCTAACCATTCCTCAGTAAAGGGAGCAACATTCAGTGGAGGCTTCGCTATCGGAACTTCCTGCTTGGTTTTAGTTGCATCTATTTCGCTGCCACTCACAAAATTAACATTGGTCACTCAATATGTAACGCTTCAAAACTGTCTTAGATTTAAAATGGAGGCTGCCAAAACATAGATGAACAAAAGTTATACAACAAAAATGATACTCACAGATGAATTATTTTGCCGTTGTCTTCTTCTGGAAAGTCGATTTTGTCTTTTGACTGACTTGCCATGTCAGTATTAGGAGACTTATCATTCTCAAAGACAGTAGTTACAGCTGCATCTGATAAACTTTCACTGTTCACTGAACCAACTTCATTACCTTGTAGGATTGTTTCAATGAAGATTGAATTATCTGAATCTAGTAACTTCGATTTTTCACTTAAAAGACATTGCTCCTCAGATTTCCAAGCAACTGCACTAGTAAAGGGGCCTTCACTCACTTGAATAGAAGAATCTAAATCAGCAGAAATAGCATTCCTATTGAGTTTCACTGAACTAACTTCGCTGCCTTCTGGGATTGTTGCGTTGAAGATTGAATTCTCTGAAGCTaataattttgatttttcacTTAAAAGACAGGGGCCTTCACTCACATCAATAGAAGAACCTAATTCAGCAGAAATAGCGTTCTCATTGAGTTTCATTGAACTAACTTCGCTGCCTTGTGGGATTGTTGCATTGAAGATTGAATTCTCTGAAGCTaataattttgatttttcacTTAAAAGACATGGATCTTCACTCACTTTAGTAGAAGAATCAAATTCAGCAGAAATAACATTCTCGAGTTGAATTTCAACTGAAGGAGATATATCTAATGAACCTTCTTCTGCACCGTTGATTTGCAAAAGTTCCACTTTTTCATCGACACCTTGATTTCCATCTTTGTTTACAAGCATATCTGAACTTAGTAACTTTGAATTTTCACTTAAACTACACTGCTTCTCACATATCAAAGAAACTGCAGTTGAAAAGGGATCTTCACTCACTTCAATAGAAGAGTCAAATTCAGAAGAAAAAAAGTTCATATTGAGTTGAGTTTCAACTAAAGGCAGTATATCCGACAAACCTTCTTCAGCATCATTGATTTGCAAAAGTTCAACCTTGTCTTCCACATCATGATTTCCATCTTCTGCACCATTGATTTGCAAGAGTTCCACCTTTTCATCCACATCATGATTTCCATCTTCTACATCGTTGATTTGCAAAAGTTCCACCTTTTCATCCACATCATTGATTTGCAAAAGTTCCACCTTTTCGTCCACATCACAATTTCCATCGTCTGCACCATTGATTTGCAACAGTTCCACCTTTTCATCCACATCATGATTTCCATCTTCTGCACCATTGATTTGCAAGAGTTCCACCTTTTCATCCACATCATGATTTCCATCTTCTGCACCATTGATTTGCAAGAGTTCCGCCTTTTCATCCACGTCATGATTTCCATCTTCTACATCATTGATTTGCAAAAGTTCCACCGTTTTATCCACATCATTAATTTGCAAAAGTTCCACCTTTTCATCCACATCATTGATTTGCAAAAGTTCCACCTTTTCATCCACATCACGATTTCCATCTTCTGCACCATTGATTTGCAAGAGTTCCACCTTTTTATCCACGTCATGATTTCCATCTTCTACATCATTGATTTGCAAAATTTCCACCTTTTCATCCACATCATTAATTTGCAAAAGTTCCACCTTTTCATCCACATCATTGATTTGCAAAAGTTCCACCTTTTCATCCAAATCACGATTTCCATCTTCTGCACCAATGATTTGCAAGAGTTCCACCTTTCCATCCACATCATGATTTCCATCTTCTACATCATTGATTTGCAAAATTTCCACCTTTTCATCCACATCATTGATTTGCAAATGTTCCACCTTTTCATCCACATCATTGATCTGCAAAAGATCCACATTTTCATCCAAATCACAATTTCCATCTTCTGCACCATTGATTCGCAAGAGTTCCACCTTTTCATCCACATCATGATTTCCATCTTCCACATCATTGATTTGCAAAAGTTCCACCTTTTCATCTACATTATTGATTTGCAAAAGTTCCACCTTTTCATCCACATCACGATTTTTATCTTCTGCACCATTGATTTGCAAAAGTTCCACCTTTTCATCCACATCACGATTTCCATCTTCCGCCCCGTTGATTTGCAAGAGTTCCACCTTTTCATCCACGTCATGATTTCCATCTTCTACATCATTGAGTTGCAAAAGTTCCACCTTTTCATCCACATCATTGATTTGCAAAAGTTCCACCATTTCGTCCACATCATTTATTTGCAAAAGTTCCACCTTTTCGTCCACATCACGATTTCCATCTTCTGCACCATTGATTTGCAAGAGTTCCACCTTTTCATCCACATCATGATTTTCATCTTCTACATCATTGATTTGCAAAAGTTCCACCTTTTCATCCACATCCTTGATTTGCAACACAACATGATTTCCATCTTCTACATCATTGATTTGCAAAAGTTCCACCTTTTCATCCACATCATGATTTCCATCTTCTACATCATTGATTTGCAAGAGTTCCATCTTTTCATCCACATCATTGATTTGCAAAAATTCCGCCTTTTCATCCACATCATTGATTTGCAGAAGTTCCACCTTTCCATCGACATCATGATTTCCCTCTATGTTTACAGACATATCTTCAATATGATGATTGGTAGCATTGTGCTCATTGCTATGGAACCCGCATCCTTCAAATGCATCCTCAACTAAATTTTGCTCCTTGATTTCTGTAGATGAAACAATAACTTTTGGCAGAAAGTCACTATCCAAGTGAACATCCTGGGAATTTACAGCAACAACAGCACTAGACTTTTGAAACCCAGGAAGATAGGAATCTTCATTTATGTTATTATCATCTGCCAATGAAGATGCTGAAACAGTTATACAATTTTCACTCAACCTATCCAATTCAAACTCCGGAGTTCTATCACGGATTGCTTTTGAGTCAATAACCTGGTCACATTCCTTATCCACTGGGCTTCTCAGGATGAAACCTAATTGATCATCTACAGGAAGCTGACAGTCTTTGATCTCAATTATTTTAGATTCATCCTCAGAAGCGTCATTGATTCCTAGTATGGAATTTTCAGGAGAACCTTTGGAAAATAAGCTCGTCACATGAACTGGCTGAGAACTGTTCATATCAGAGATATTTTCTTTTTCCGGTCCAATTTCTTCTACACCACTAGGATTTAGAGCCTTGGGTTGGTCTGCCTGTAACTGCTGACTAACTGCGTCTAAATTACTTTGGGTGGTTTTTTTGCAATTGATTATGAGACTCTCGTTCAATAAATGCCCCTGTGCATCTCCTTCATATCTACCAAATTCATCAGCACCACAATTTACCTGTTCAGTATTCTTACACGGGGTTCCTTGTTTAGATCCTTCGGGGACAGTTTTGCAAAAATCATCAAGGCTAGAATTTAAAAGTGCAGTCTTGGCACTCTTGTATCCCTTAAACTCTCCTGAAAACTCTGCCTGTAGTATCAAACTTTCCTTGAAAGGCGGAATGTCACCGGTGGGCCCTTTGATTTGATCATCTTCATCTTGTCCTATGGTATTCTGCACAGTATTAGAAGTTCTCTGCATGATAGGAAAGAGCGTAGACTGTGGTTCCTGATATGAAGACCGGTCCCCATTTGACGTAACATCATATAACTTGTTATCCAGAGTGTGGTCGGCCTCTTTCTCCAACTGCTCATGTGTCTGACTCTTTTTAAGAAGTTCATTCTCATGTGTAGGTATTACCATGTTCTCCATGCTAGAAATGATCTCATTTTCATGTAGTTCTCCTTGCTCCTTGGATTTTAAGATGACATCATCAAGAATGTTTTCAACCTCTGCTTGCTTACTTATTATTTCAAAAATCGAAGAATCACAATCCCCTTCTACACCAGGCATCTGCTTATTGTCTATTTGCACGATTGCTTCTGGCTTGACATCTGAAAGGCTTAATTCCTTAGTGTCTGACACTTTCTCCAGAGTGTGGTCAGCCTCTTTCTCCAACTGCTCATGTGTCTGACTCTTTGTAAGAAATTCCTTTTCATGTGTAGGTAATACCATGTTCTCCATGCTAGAAATGATCTCATTTTCATGTAGTTCTCCTTGTTCCTTGGATTTTAAGATAACATCATCAAGAATGTTTTCAACCTCTGCTTGCTTACTTATTATTTCAAAAACCGAAGAATCACAATCCACTTCTACACCAGCCATCTGCTTATTGTCTATTTGCACGATTGCTTCTGGCTTGACATCTGAAAGGCTTAATTCCTTAGTGTCTGACACTTTCTCCAGAGTGTGGTCAGCCTCTTTCTCCAACTGCTCATGTGTCTGACTCTTCGTAAGAAATTCCTTTTCATGTGTAGGTAATACCATGTTCTCCATGCTTGAAATGATCTCATTTTCATGTAGTTCTCCTTGCTCCTTAGATTTTAAGATGACATCATCAAGAATGTTTTCAACCTCTGCTTGCTTACTTATTATTTCAAAAACCGAAGAATCACAATCCACTTCTACACCAGCCATCTGCTTATTGTCTATTTGCATGATTGCTTCTGGCTTGACGTCTGAAAGGCTTAATTCCTTAGTGTCTGACACTTTCTCCAGAGTGTGGTCAGCCTCTTTCTCCAACTGCTCATGTGTCTGACTCTTTGTAAGAAATTCCTTTTCACGTGTAGGTAATACCATGTTCTCCATGCTAGAAATGATCTCATTTTCATGTAGTTCTCCTTGTTCCTTGGATTTTAAGATGACATCATCAAGAATGTTTTCAACCTCTGCTTGCTTACTTATTATTTCAAAAATCGAAGAATCACAATCCACTTCTACACCAGCCATCTGCTTATTGTCTATTTGCACGATTGCTTCTGGCTTGACATCTGAAAGGCTTAATTCATTAGTGTCTGACATTTTCTCCAGAGTGTGGTCAGCGTCTTTCTCCAACTGCTCGTGTGTCTGACTCTTCGTAAGAAATTCCTTTTCATGTGTAGGTAATACCATGTTCTCCATGCTTGAAATGATCTCATTTTCATGTAGTTCTCCTTGCTCCTTAGATTTTAAGATGACATCATCAAGAATGTTTTCAACCTCTGCTTGCTTACTTATTATTTCAAAACTAGAAGAATCAAAATCCACTTCTACACCAGCCTTCTGCTTATTGTCTATTGGCACAATTGCTTCTGAGTTGACATCTGAATGGCTTAATTCCTTAGTACGATTCTTTGCTGCCCCTTTGACAATTTTGGACCTTGCTTCTTTAACAGAAACTGTTCCCAACTTCCTTAGTTTAGGAATGTTACTCTCTGAAGGTTTGCAGGGTATGGAGCTTTTCTGCAAGCTGTGTGAACCGGAAGCTTTTACCTGCAAAGCAAAAATAATAGGCATGGACGTGTGATCAATATGTGAGTGTCATTTTATTGATGCATGCTTCTAAATATGATATAGGGAAATGAACATAATAATCATACCTGAGAAAAGAAACCAATGGAGGGAGATGGCTTCCGTAGGCCTGATGATTTTATTGTCCCTGTTTGATGCGTTGTTTGATCCATTCTGGATGGTGGACGTAGTATGGAAACTGGGGTATCCTGTGCAGCAGGTCAAAAATATTTCAAGAGAATAATCAAATAATTTGTAGTTAAATAACAAAAAATACAAAATTGATGGAGTAAAAAATTGAATATTTGAGTAAGTACCCACCGAAAGTTTTCCAGCCTGCTTGGTAAGACTTCTACTAACAGAACACTTGTCAGCCATATCAACTTTAGGGATGCTTGGAACATATGTAGGATTTTTTGACAGGCTAGAGATGCTTGGTGTAGGATTTTTTGACATGCGAGGGATGCTTGGCGTAGGATTTTTTGATAGGCTAGGGATGCTTGGCGTAGGATTTTTTGGCAGGCCTAACATAATAAAAACGAGATCAATAAATTTGGGGACAGAAAAAAGAGGGATTTCACACTTCTGAAGTTAAGAATGCTGAAGTGAGAGATTCATTTTAAACGGAAAAGTGAAAAGTTAGTGATTGATTAAAAAAGCCAATAGTTGAGATTTCGATCATATGCATGTATTTTGACTAACAAACTACAAAGTTGTTTAAATTTCATCGTTGATCTTTGAATTGACTACTATAAAGTACTCACATTTTCCTTCTGAAGTGTATTCCTAGGTTTACAAGAGTTAAATCCAGAAAAAAGGATCAAATACAAACTACAGAACTTACTAGGATGTGCATTCTGATTTCTTTTTGAGGAACCTGAGCTCAACATTCCACTCCTAGTGGTAGTTGCATTTGCAGAAACATTGGATTTTGGTCCTGGTATCCCAGTGATTTTTGACTCTTTACTCGGCATTTTAGCGGTGTCAGTTATTTTTAGTTTTCAAAGGAGTTAAGGTAAGCACTTTCATTATTCAACAGAAATACATACAACTAAATTCCAGCACACACACACTAAAGAGACTCCACTCTGCAACAGTTTGAGTTAACTTCAAATTTATAAAATCACTTCAGCTAAAATAAGATTACAGTTTTTATTCATGAAAGTCTTTATAAAGTTTATAAAAGGTTATGGAGAAATTAAATGAGAAAAGTACCACAAAAAGTAAAGAAGCAGAAATTAATTACAACTTATTCAATATAAACTTTTTCTTTAAAAAACACATAGTTACAGTAAGATTCTTTCTACGTTTTTTCTCATAAGATTCTTCTTGACAAAGCTGACTGTTAATAAATATGCATCTAAACAAGCTTATAAAATCACTTCAGCTAAAATGAGTTTACAGTTTTTATTCATG from Lathyrus oleraceus cultivar Zhongwan6 chromosome 7, CAAS_Psat_ZW6_1.0, whole genome shotgun sequence encodes the following:
- the LOC127100429 gene encoding uncharacterized protein LOC127100429 isoform X47, translating into MPSKESKITGIPGPKSNVSANATTTRSGMLSSGSSKRNQNAHPSLPKNPTPSIPSLSKNPTPSIPRMSKNPTPSISSLSKNPTYVPSIPKVDMADKCSVSRSLTKQAGKLSDTPVSILRPPSRMDQTTHQTGTIKSSGLRKPSPSIGFFSQVKASGSHSLQKSSIPCKPSESNIPKLRKLGTVSVKEARSKIVKGAAKNRTKELSHSDVNSEAIVPIDNKQKAGVEVDFDSSSFEIISKQAEVENILDDVILKSKEQGELHENEIISSMENMVLPTHEKEFLTKSQTHEQLEKDADHTLEKMSDTNELSLSDVKPEAIVQIDNKQMAGVEVDCDSSIFEIISKQAEVENILDDVILKSKEQGELHENEIISSMENMVLPTREKEFLTKSQTHEQLEKEADHTLEKVSDTKELSLSDVKPEAIMQIDNKQMAGVEVDCDSSVFEIISKQAEVENILDDVILKSKEQGELHENEIISSMENMVLPTHEKEFLTKSQTHEQLEKEADHTLEKVSDTKELSLSDVKPEAIVQIDNKQMAGVEVDCDSSVFEIISKQAEVENILDDVILKSKEQGELHENEIISSMENMVLPTHEKEFLTKSQTHEQLEKEADHTLEKVSDTKELSLSDVKPEAIVQIDNKQMPGVEGDCDSSIFEIISKQAEVENILDDVILKSKEQGELHENEIISSMENMVIPTHENELLKKSQTHEQLEKEADHTLDNKLYDVTSNGDRSSYQEPQSTLFPIMQRTSNTVQNTIGQDEDDQIKGPTGDIPPFKESLILQAEFSGEFKGYKSAKTALLNSSLDDFCKTVPEGSKQGTPCKNTEQVNCGADEFGRYEGDAQGHLLNESLIINCKKTTQSNLDAVSQQLQADQPKALNPSGVEEIGPEKENISDMNSSQPVHVTSLFSKGSPENSILGINDASEDESKIIEIKDCQLPVDDQLGFILRSPVDKECDQVIDSKAIRDRTPEFELDRLSENCITVSASSLADDNNINEDSYLPGFQKSSAVVAVNSQDVHLDSDFLPKVIVSSTEIKEQNLVEDAFEGCGFHSNEHNATNHHIEDMSVNIEGNHDVDGKVELLQINDVDEKAEFLQINDVDEKMELLQINDVEDGNHDVDEKVELLQINGAEDGNRDVDEKVELLQINDVDKTVELLQINDVEDGNHDVDEKAELLQINGAEDGNHDVDEKVELLQINGAEDGNHDVDEKVELLQINGADDGNCDVDEKVELLQINDVDEKVELLQINDVEDGNHDVDEKVELLQINGAEDGNHDVEDKVELLQINDAEEGLSDILPLVETQLNMNFFSSEFDSSIEVSEDPFSTAVSLICEKQCSLSENSKLLSSDMLVNKDGNQGVDEKVELLQINGAEEGSLDISPSVEIQLENVISAEFDSSTKVSEDPCLLSEKSKLLASENSIFNATIPQGSEVSSMKLNENAISAELGSSIDVSEGPCLLSEKSKLLASENSIFNATIPEGSEVSSVKLNRNAISADLDSSIQVSEGPFTSAVAWKSEEQCLLSEKSKLLDSDNSIFIETILQGNEVGSVNSESLSDAAVTTVFENDKSPNTDMASQSKDKIDFPEEDNGKIIHLEIDATKTKQEVPIAKPPLNVAPFTEEWLAAIEAAGEEILMMKSGAVQNSPPDKVQNEPNPWSPVKKNQEIGPFDCTKITKHNIQSSDPS